The Limanda limanda chromosome 14, fLimLim1.1, whole genome shotgun sequence genomic interval attagattagattagattagattagattagattagattagattagattagattagattagattagattagattagattacaATAAAATGTATCGGACGTTTATGTATTGTATAACAATCTGTAAATCTGTAAAGTTCACATTGATGGCCGCTTTGTACTGTATATCCTATATATCATTGttgttgtgattatttttttattaaatcattatatttcctctattattattgttattattattattatgctgtTTGCCTGGAAGTTAATGTAAATGAGCTGCTAGCTAACTCTGGttgcttttaatttgataaCTTTCCTGTCAAAGTAAACAATACAAAGGTCACGTTTTAATCAATTTTATATAACATAAtgtcatatttaaataaaattgcagATATTCGCAAATTACTCAAATGCTCTGCAGGTGCTGAAATATCTGTGgttagttttattgttattattatttctctagctctactattattatttctctAGCTCTACCTCTAAAGTGGTCCACACAGTTTCTCGCAATTTTAATGGCAGAGAAGACCCTACGAGAAGATTTTGATGCTTCCGTGGAAGCATCTCTTTCTCTCGATCTAGTTTATCATAGATCTATGAGGGTTTCCTTAGAGAGCCAATGAGATTCCTAGAACATCTGTGGGCGGGTTTGATACGGTGTGTCAGGGGTGTGTTTTCACAGTGTACTGTTCGAAGTTGTGAACTCGTATTTGCTCACACGATGTATAAACTATTCGACCGCATTGAGATTTACTGAACcgtgtatatatatagtgtGGTTATGACAAGAATCAAGCACTTTTTGACGTAAGACCTGAAAAGTGCCAtgtattgcaaaaaaaaaagttcatacAATTTcgatctgtttgtttttatttctcaactATTTCGCAGCCATGGGTAAACCACACATTGCACCAAAATCAGTTGAGGCTGAGGCCAAGGTCGTGTAGATAATAACTAATGAGACGAAGAACCATGCTTCTGTGCAGACGTCTCTCTCAAATCACCAACAATTAACATAACAAAGTAGATTCAGAGAAAACCTGCAGCTGTAAAAGGTGGAAAGCTGTGATTTGTATTTCTCAGAAAGATAAAATCTTCTTCTGAGACGTCTCGATATTCTTGGCTGTCAGAGTCAGTGCTGAAACCTGATCTTCGACTTACAATGCCTCTTTGAAATAATGAGAGTGAGCCCTGCTAAAAAATGCAGCGTAGTTGTATTTCTGATCCACTAGATGGCCTCAATGGCCTTTAGTTGGCATCTCTGAATGCAATTGGAGAAGGGGAGATTAAGTTTATCGACTTACTCTCCCAGAACTGATCATCTAGTTTTGTATGGGTTGATATTGCATTATAAACGTATACaagtaaaacatatatatttaacttcCAGGCATTgttctgctttgtgtgttttagcaGTGATCAAATgacagtttttaaatatttcacgtGGATATTGTTTGTGCTAACAACCTGTGAACTCTCCTTACACACTGGACATCATCCCATATGAGCTACATAACTTCACATTAATAATGAACTGGTATTCAAGCCCTGACATGGTGTTCTACCATCAGTGGTGCCGTACTCCGGTGAATAATTCACCTTTGAATTTATAGAATCTGACATCatctttcatgttttattcacttgGCCTGTGAGCTTATAACAAGAAATTGCTTGCTGAAAGTCATTGGAAAGAGATCATTtgcaatggtttatgggatgtgtagGTCATTCACTCTTAAGTTGATGGAAACTATATGTTGTTTGGTTGCAAAAGTCAACAGAAGACCACCAATGTTtcaattgattttatttatatatgaattatgacaataataaaataatagtaaCAATAAAGAACCTTGTCATCAGTTAGTTTTCAtattaatttgaaatgtttgctGATGATAAGTGTAAAAATCACGACATTAGGCAACCATCTGTTTTGAAAACCTTGAAGATTTCACAGTATCTTTTGTGTAACAATGTCAATTGTAAGTTGTTCGCTTGTTCACAAATGATACAAAGATTTGTTGGAACTATTCTGTAACAAATGGATAAGTGGAGCTACATCACTAGATGGAATGAGCAGAGGTAAAAGAATCAAACTGCTAATTTTTCTGAGTGGACTTCAATCTGACGAACAACTGGAAACCAGTGGCGGCTCCTGCCAAATTTCTCAGGGGCGGGGGAGGCTATTGTTACGATGATGGCTAAGGTTACCTGTTTAATGGGTAAATAAACTCAAATCAGCTAGACGCTGTCTCATTGTATTacatatatttgcatatttttcaGAGTTGTGGACCTCTGCTTTTCAGCACTTCTTCATTTGGCCCAGCTCATTTCCAGCAGCAGGACCAACTGGGTTGGCAGAACACAGTGGAGGGGCTCCGGAAGGTTCTGTTTAACGCCTCGTAGAGATCAACTCTCTGAAAGAGGCCAACAGGGATCTGGATGAGAAGGTCCAGCAGCTGTAGAGCGGAGTCAGCTTAAGGCTGAGCTTAAAGACAAGCAAAAGATCATtaacaaaatgaagaaaaagtgGAGCCTCAAAGGCCCACACCTATAGTCTGGTGATGCTGGCTGTCAAAGACAAGGAGCTGCAGACGTGTGAGGCTAAGTGGAGATTCAGGTATGAAAACCTGGAGGCCAGCCTGCACCAGGAGGCTCAAACAGAGGAGACCAGCCGAGAGTCTCTGAAACAAGCAAACGAGGCTCTGTTTGCTATGTTTCGGAGGACTCTCCTGAAACTCTGGAGGTTTGTCTTTCCCCTTCAACCTCCATCCCTTTCCCCTCTCCCGCTTCTTACCTCTCCCACTCCCCACTCATCCGTTCCTAATGCCTACCCTTCATCCACATCCCAGtccaaactctctctctctctcatatacatagtgtatatgtttatatatatatatattttgtaaggCATGTATAAATTGTAAGCAATGTAAATTAGCTAAACCATATATCATAGCAATCAGTCAAATATAATTGTGCatcacctgtttgtgtgtctctctgaatATAGTTACAGGATTCTTTAATTACTGCTGTATTATAGTATCAAAATGATAACATCAGAACAATGATCATAAGCTtcatatttgtcttttcttctatGCTGGGAGTGACTAATGTGTTCAAAGGGGCAAAGCACTGGACATCTAAAAGCAAAATCAACATAGAAAATAAAGGGCAGAATATATAGATTTAATTGAAAATTAATTGtctgttaaataaaacatttaggaGCAACCTTTGATAAGTAAgagttttatttctgtgttcagTGTTATTAAGGATTTACCTTTATTTTGCTCCAGGCTCTTATAGCAGGTGATTACAATCCGGAGTCTCAGAACAATGCAATGTTGGTTGAGTTCGCTTGTGTGGAGAATCAATCAAAAGTGTTTTTGGAGCCAAATTATGCAACAATATTAGTATTTTGTGGTCATGAGGCAGCAGAAAGAAAGTTTCTGACAACAGACAACcacattttaactttaacaaCACTATAGACATATGTGTTTGAAGACAATTACATTACATGTGATGAGTGTCTTCTAAaattgtgacacacaaacatgctttAGCCAGATAACTTGTCCGCAAGATGACCTTTATTGAAGATAATATTAGtgctcgtaaaaaaaaaaaaaaacctgctttgAAATTGGCAGGTTGGACTGTGATCATTGTCATTGTTCGCTCTCAAAAGGCTTGGTCAGTCATGTTTCAAACAGAATCTGAAAATCGTACAGAAGAAAACAATTTGAATAATTCTTAAAGCACATTATTGTTCTTTTATAGTTTACTTTGCCAAAATAATTTCCAATATGcatctttcattttttaacaGCTCTTTTAACTTCCCATAACTGATTGATCTAGGTGGGATCAATTTATCACGTAACTCCAAAAATTCAAGACTCTAAAGCACAACAGAGTCAGTGATGGCAGACAAAGTCTTTACTGTTAAAATAAGGCAAACAAAGCAGGCAACAGTGCCAAAAGGGCGGTAAACAGTCAGAAGCAGGAAGACTTGGAAGCTTGGCAATGAGCACAAAGACAATCGGACAACTGATGAGTGGACACACGGAGAAGCAGTCTGTATACAGAGGTCATAGGTTTTCATGTAAATTCATGTAAATTGTACAGGTTGAAATTTGAAACCAACTCCGAAGATCAAGAAGACACATGAAACCCTAATGTCCAAAACCTTCTTCTGAGGCTGTCAATGTGGAAATACTCAGGTGTGGTGTTGAATGCTCATTTTACTCATAAAATGTGATATGTGGTATATATTCTATACAAAATGTGGATGTGTTAACAAAGTCAAAATCGTGGTTTTCATTGTAGCTCAAGTAAGTTTTGTCTAGTATATAATAAGATGTTATAAAGTATAAAGCAGCAACACATCCAGGTCATTATTATGTGCAACGTCATAAActattctctgtgtttttgtcagtGAAATCTTTATTGAAGTCCATCACgtgtaaaatgaaaaacaagtgatAAATACTTTTTTAGGGAGTATGTGGTTTATCAATAACCAGATTATATACGTTCTGCAGTTCATCCATTGAACCCTTAACAGGGGTTTTATGTGCAGGAGTCCTCTGCTTAGCCGTGGGTTTGTGGCTGTGATTGCTGCACAGTTGACCTGACTGTCTGCTGTTTGACTTGGACAGCTCCGACAATGAGTTCGAGCCCCCAGATGATCTGTCCGTGAACAGGCTTTGGCTTGAAGTGGCAGATGTCGGGATGTGATAGGGGCTGAAACGCAACCAAGGCGACCGGGAGCTGCGGAAACAGTGGTTTCTGGCAGAATTGGGCAGAGCCGGGTTGATCACTGCCGGGGCTGCCATGTAGTGGTACGGGTACGACAGCAATCCTCCAAACGGTGACAGTGAGAGTCCCTGTGTGAAAGAATAAAGTTAAACCTTTGGTGACGTGTAACACACCAACAAACCAGGAATCAAGCTGGTCTCCGGTGAGCCTTCTGCCCAAACTAAATTCGTTACAGGAGTTGCCTAAAGTGCCTGTAGTATAACCTATAGCCACTGCACGTTCACGCTAGCAGGCACTCGCGGCTTTGCTCATTACGTTTTTGTAAAAAGTAACTTCTTCAACAACTATTCGATCATTTATTTCTCTACTGAATTTATTTTCCAAGCTTTTTTTTTAGGTTATTCTAGTTGACAATTTTTCTGATTCCACAAAATTATTTCATCTCTAAagtctgaataaaaacaaaaagatctgAAGATGATCCCGGTTGATGACGACATGGTTTCTTCTGTTCAGTACAATGTACGAGGAGAAAGTGCTTTTCATAAATAGGTGCACTCATCCCATAGGGAGCAAACAAACGTATGGGATCTATTTCTCTATGTGAATTGTTAGAGTGCAGAATCGTACCTGAGATGCCAGCATGTGCTGTGACAGGTGGTACATGAAGGGAGATGTAGAGGTGATGCTCTGAGGAGGCAGGCCTCCGTTTTCTAGTTCATTTAGtccagacaaagaggaaaaaagatgtCCCATTCCCGCAGTGGGGAAACTCTCCGGTTTCCCTGACAACTGTCCCGGATGAAACAACAAGGGTGCCCCAAGCTTAAGAAACTGTTGGCCGTGTGCACCTGCAAAATCCAAAGTCTGAAGGTGTCCGTCGCTGAGGGATGACGACGGACTCACAGGCACGACCCCGTCTTCGGTATCACTCAGGTGATTCTTTGAAGAGTCCATCTCCCCGCAGTACATCTCATCTGAGGGTGTAAACGctgctctttcttttgttgCGTCCTGATTGTCGTTACTCTTGCTGAGAGCCGACCTGTTCCGCAGTAGCTCCTCGCCTCTCTGACTCAGAGTAGGAGTAGGTTCATCCCGGGAGCAGCTGGCTTCTGCAGTGTCCTCGTGCTGGAGCTCAATATCTGAATCACCACCAGTGTTGTTCTCATCTGCAGGGAAATAACAtgcttcatttaaaatatgtatatctTTTCAGTTAAAAAGCAGCACTGTCCTGCTTAAGTTCGTTTAACATTAGGTCACAGTGGTGACAGGTTTGATGGACGCAAACGCCATGTCAGTTGTTTGTGAAACAAAATATTActgtgtcattttaaatgtatcataTCATTTGGGATCACAGACATGCTGTTATTCAGGCTTAATAATGGGATTAAATACTGTAGGTTCACCCACCAAAGCAGGTTGGGGTGGACATCAGGGGGCTGCTCACCAGCTCCAGAGGGGAACAGAAGGGATCACTGCTACAGGGCAGCTCACACGAGTCCTCGGACTCTGCACTGTCTCGGTGCGCTTTGCTTCGGCTCTCGTGCATCAAAGACACGTTCAGCTGATTATTTCTGGGGAGCACACATCTATTTTAAATACGGCCTCATATACAGGAGCTGTATGTGCTTTGTGGCGGCAAAGCAATCACCTCTTTTCTCGCTTCCCATTCCCGGTGGCCCGGAACCCTTTGGCAAAGGGGTTATGGTCGATTTTCAGCTGCGTTATCTCatagagaaaaagaagaggctGAAAGTTAGTCATTGCAAAAACAAGCTGACAGATTGAGTGAAGCACTAGCATCCACATATGTGAAGCCAGTGAAGGCCCATTTTCCCCAATGTGCTCCAAATGACGTTTGACTCGTTTGTTCCAACTGCGTGCAACAATAGATCCGGTCAACTGTGACCGGGTGTGGGTTTGCGTGTGAAAGGGCAAGTGGGGAGAGAGGATGGTGGGGAGGACATGGGGGAGGGCGGGGGTTTACCTTTTCATTCTGATAGGCAGTGACAGCGATGAACTCCGTCTCAGGGAATGCATAAGTCCGGAAGGTGCTGTAGGGAAGCTTCATTATGTCGTTGGCCCTGACGATGTGAAACCTGAGCTGATATTTATGCATCGAGTTCAAAATTGTctggaaagacaaagacacaagaAACATGATCAAAATTTGTATAGGTTCGTGATATAATGTTGGAAAAAATAGGGGAACAAGCTGATCAACATTGAGAGTTCTACTAGAATAAAAGTCCCACAAGCCACAGCAGTTGAAATGTCAATTAGTAGGCCATGCAACTTACAAATCCGTGCTTATCCGATATATTATTGGTGAGTTTGAGTTTATGGAAAGCGACAGGCTTGCTCATCCACTGCTCCCCTTTGGACGGGCTGTCTGGGTGGATGTACATGCGCTTTGGCATCTCCGGGTCGGCCTTCCCGGCCACCGTCCAGCGAGAGTTGTGGAACTTATAGCGGCAGTCGTCGACGGCGACGAGGTCCATCAACAGGATGTACTTGGCTGCTTCATCGAGCCCCTGCACCCTCACTTTGAAAGGCGGGAACATCCTCCTGTGGCAGAGAAACAACCATGAAACTGATGGAAATAATTCAGACTTTGTGTAATTTGGGATTTATCATAAATCCTATTGGAGGAAAGTGGAGGATTTAAGAGGCCGGATCAAAGGACAATTTAACATTGTAATATAACTTTTCTCTTCCTATATATTTTTAGGAATTTTTTTTACAGGGCACATTTTATGTATATGCACTGTGGTTTTATAGAAATGTCTATTTGTTATTGATATGATTTAAATGCTGAACTTGAGTGTGCATGTCAATTAATGTGCATTGTCCCTTTTAAATGAATATACAATAGGATAATTGAACCTTTGCTGTATTGTTATTGATGAAATCTATATTGGGATAATCATTGGTTTATCATTTATCGAGCAGCCCCAGTGGTGATGGCACTTTTGAAGGCAGAAATAAAATGATCTAACTTCAAGTTCCCACTGTGGCACTTTCTCTGGATTGAAAGAACAGGGGTTTGCTGAGCCTACCTTCCAGACTTCGTGATGACCATCTCTGTTCCCATTTCGTGAAACTCATTCCACAGACACTTGGAATCCAGAGTGACGCTCGGGTCATCCTCCAGCGCCGCCGCCTCTGGCTGCAGGCTCGTGGTGGACCGCGGGTGGAGGCTCGGATGCTGGCGGCGCAGAGCCGCGCGCAGCCCCGCCTCGGAGGCAGCCTGCTCCGGGACGGGCTCCGTGAGAGAGGACGCGTCCGGGAAAGCCAGCGCGGTGAAGAAGGAGGGCTGGGCGGCGGACAGGAAGGCTGACAGGGGCAAGGCACCGGGTCGACGAGCTGGGAAAGGATGGTACGCCATTGCAGCCGCTGGTTGTCAACTGGATCTCTCATCAGGGCATCCGATCAGACAGCTGGTCATGGTCAGGGTCTCAGCACGCGTCTCAATCCAGAGTGCTTGAGGAGTTTCTGAGTTTTGCATGAAGATGTCATGAGCGGAGAGAAACTGGAGCAAAAGCAAGAATAATCCACATCATGGCACAACCGAGGAGAGGGATGCGCACTTTGGAACCATGTGCCAAACTGCAGGGAGGGCgcgcacagagagaggagacgggATGGGGGTTTAC includes:
- the LOC133018998 gene encoding T-box transcription factor TBX2b-like; the encoded protein is MAYHPFPARRPGALPLSAFLSAAQPSFFTALAFPDASSLTEPVPEQAASEAGLRAALRRQHPSLHPRSTTSLQPEAAALEDDPSVTLDSKCLWNEFHEMGTEMVITKSGRRMFPPFKVRVQGLDEAAKYILLMDLVAVDDCRYKFHNSRWTVAGKADPEMPKRMYIHPDSPSKGEQWMSKPVAFHKLKLTNNISDKHGFTILNSMHKYQLRFHIVRANDIMKLPYSTFRTYAFPETEFIAVTAYQNEKITQLKIDHNPFAKGFRATGNGKREKRNNQLNVSLMHESRSKAHRDSAESEDSCELPCSSDPFCSPLELVSSPLMSTPTCFDENNTGGDSDIELQHEDTAEASCSRDEPTPTLSQRGEELLRNRSALSKSNDNQDATKERAAFTPSDEMYCGEMDSSKNHLSDTEDGVVPVSPSSSLSDGHLQTLDFAGAHGQQFLKLGAPLLFHPGQLSGKPESFPTAGMGHLFSSLSGLNELENGGLPPQSITSTSPFMYHLSQHMLASQGLSLSPFGGLLSYPYHYMAAPAVINPALPNSARNHCFRSSRSPWLRFSPYHIPTSATSSQSLFTDRSSGGSNSLSELSKSNSRQSGQLCSNHSHKPTAKQRTPAHKTPVKGSMDELQNVYNLVIDKPHTP